One genomic segment of Ignavibacteriota bacterium includes these proteins:
- a CDS encoding response regulator transcription factor: MNEQQKSINVFLADDHTLMRQGLASLIEKELNMKIVGQAENGKEAVEKCLQLRPHVILMDISMPELNGIEATRQITQAMPDARVIALSMHIDKRYVTGMLIAGAKGYMLKHCAVDELGTAMDTVLRGKIYLSPEITGVVVEDIVAQADKQKEHQTVLLTAKEREVLQLLAEGNSSKDIAEKLNLSIHTIDSHRKNIMDKLQMFSVAELTKYAVREGLTGLE, encoded by the coding sequence ATGAACGAACAACAGAAGTCAATCAATGTGTTTTTAGCCGATGACCACACGCTCATGCGTCAGGGACTTGCATCGCTCATCGAGAAAGAGTTGAATATGAAAATCGTCGGTCAGGCGGAGAACGGAAAGGAAGCGGTGGAGAAATGTTTGCAACTTCGTCCGCACGTTATTCTCATGGATATTTCCATGCCGGAGTTGAACGGCATTGAAGCGACTCGGCAAATTACACAAGCAATGCCCGATGCAAGAGTTATTGCGCTTTCGATGCATATTGACAAACGATACGTGACGGGAATGTTGATCGCCGGTGCAAAGGGTTACATGTTAAAACATTGTGCGGTTGACGAACTTGGAACTGCAATGGATACAGTACTGCGCGGGAAAATCTATCTCAGTCCTGAGATTACCGGAGTCGTGGTTGAGGATATTGTTGCTCAAGCAGATAAACAGAAAGAACATCAAACCGTTTTGCTGACTGCAAAAGAGCGTGAAGTTCTCCAACTCCTTGCTGAAGGAAATTCAAGCAAAGACATTGCAGAGAAACTGAACCTGAGTATTCACACCATTGATTCACACAGGAAGAACATCATGGATAAATTGCAAATGTTTTCGGTTGCTGAATTGACAAAATATGCTGTGAGGGAAGGGTTGACGGGGCTGGAATGA
- a CDS encoding T9SS type A sorting domain-containing protein: MKHLFLLALIISVLNYESWACTCGERETPTIALANSNAVFIGKVINAELDTLDIPGFGELYRITFLVSAYWKGIDNDTIILRTAYDGTACGYPFYQDGSYLVYALNLEFGLFTSSCSRTIDSFNMSDDIVEIGNPIPLEASFEGENETKSFSNFTLNQNYPNPFNSSTIFNYFLPKSDYVILKVYSVLGEEIATVVNGLQSGGNKSVTFDATNLASGVYVYRLFTSTYSETKKMIYLR, translated from the coding sequence ATGAAACACTTGTTTTTATTAGCGCTAATAATCTCCGTTTTGAATTATGAATCATGGGCTTGTACATGCGGAGAGAGGGAAACTCCCACAATAGCTTTAGCAAATAGCAATGCGGTATTTATCGGTAAGGTGATAAACGCAGAACTTGATACATTAGATATCCCTGGTTTTGGTGAACTCTATCGTATTACTTTTCTTGTCTCAGCATATTGGAAAGGTATTGACAACGACACTATTATTTTGAGAACAGCCTATGATGGAACTGCATGTGGGTATCCCTTTTATCAAGATGGAAGTTATTTAGTGTATGCATTAAATTTAGAATTTGGTTTGTTTACAAGTTCATGTAGTAGGACAATAGATTCATTTAATATGTCGGATGATATAGTTGAAATAGGTAATCCTATTCCATTAGAAGCATCTTTTGAAGGAGAGAACGAAACAAAGAGTTTTAGCAACTTCACACTAAACCAAAATTATCCCAATCCATTCAACTCTTCCACTATCTTTAATTATTTTTTGCCTAAGTCTGATTATGTAATATTAAAAGTTTACAGCGTCCTTGGTGAAGAAATTGCAACCGTTGTGAATGGCTTACAAAGTGGAGGGAATAAATCGGTAACGTTTGATGCAACAAATTTAGCAAGTGGAGTATATGTTTATCGTCTCTTCACTTCGACATATAGTGAAACGAAGAAAATGATTTATCTCAGATAA
- a CDS encoding DUF4062 domain-containing protein: MNKLKIFVSSVQSEFAEERQMLYDYLTTDALLGRFFEPFLFENLPATDRDASTAYLEQVRQADVYLGIFGKKYGYENNDGISPTELEYHLASSEHKTRLIFISHVADSERHPKETLLIKKAEDAVVRKKFSSTVELKTAIYASLINLLGEKELIRSGPFDASMCKSATVADLDTERITWFVKEAQAKRGFPLSSTATMESILTHLNLLRDNGLANAAILLFSKKLQQFFITAEIRCALFHGNEIMKPIPAYQVYKGDIFEQVNQAVDFVLSRINLSVGDRSASIDVPVTYEIPRSAVTEAIVNAVAHRDYNSTGSVQVMLFRNRLEIWNPGHLPFNLTISKLKQPHPSYPANPLIAEPLYLAGYIERMGTGIPDMIQSCLAAGLKEPDLVQEESFKVILWRKQQATDQATGEVGGEVAGEVAGEVAETVKRVVFVLKGSMKRAEIQELLQLKHDDFFRVSYMLPAIASNFVEMTLPESPNSPKQKYRLTSKGIALQQQLKKQKK, encoded by the coding sequence ATGAATAAGTTGAAGATTTTCGTAAGCAGTGTGCAATCAGAATTTGCCGAAGAAAGGCAAATGCTGTATGATTATTTGACGACTGATGCTTTGCTGGGTCGTTTTTTTGAGCCATTTCTTTTTGAAAATCTTCCGGCAACAGACAGAGATGCTTCTACCGCCTATCTTGAACAGGTAAGACAAGCGGATGTTTACCTTGGTATTTTCGGAAAGAAATATGGCTACGAAAATAATGATGGAATTTCTCCCACTGAACTCGAATATCATCTTGCCTCATCAGAACATAAAACCCGTTTGATTTTTATTAGCCATGTAGCTGATAGTGAGAGACATCCAAAAGAAACATTACTCATCAAAAAAGCAGAAGATGCGGTCGTCAGGAAAAAGTTTAGCAGTACCGTTGAACTCAAGACCGCAATTTATGCTTCGCTCATAAATTTACTTGGTGAAAAAGAACTCATTCGTTCCGGTCCGTTTGATGCTAGCATGTGCAAAAGCGCTACTGTAGCAGATTTGGATACAGAGAGAATAACATGGTTTGTAAAAGAAGCTCAGGCAAAAAGAGGGTTCCCGCTTTCTTCCACAGCTACAATGGAAAGCATACTTACTCACCTGAATCTTCTTCGTGACAATGGACTTGCAAATGCGGCTATTCTTTTATTCAGCAAAAAACTACAGCAATTTTTCATTACTGCTGAAATTCGTTGTGCGCTTTTTCATGGGAATGAAATCATGAAACCAATTCCGGCATACCAGGTTTATAAAGGTGATATTTTTGAGCAGGTCAATCAGGCTGTTGATTTTGTTTTGTCCCGGATCAACCTTTCAGTGGGTGACAGAAGCGCCTCAATAGATGTTCCAGTTACTTATGAAATTCCACGCTCAGCCGTAACAGAAGCAATTGTAAACGCAGTGGCACACCGTGATTACAACAGCACCGGCTCTGTGCAAGTCATGCTTTTCAGAAACCGTCTTGAAATTTGGAATCCCGGGCATTTGCCATTCAATCTAACAATCTCAAAACTCAAACAACCTCATCCGTCATACCCAGCCAATCCACTCATTGCAGAACCGCTTTATCTTGCTGGATATATTGAACGGATGGGAACCGGTATTCCAGATATGATTCAGTCTTGTTTGGCAGCAGGTCTTAAAGAACCTGATTTGGTTCAGGAAGAATCGTTTAAGGTAATTCTTTGGAGAAAACAGCAGGCTACCGACCAAGCTACTGGGGAAGTTGGTGGGGAAGTTGCTGGGGAAGTTGCTGGGGAAGTAGCGGAGACAGTAAAAAGGGTAGTTTTTGTTCTGAAAGGTTCTATGAAACGGGCAGAAATTCAAGAATTATTGCAACTGAAACATGATGATTTTTTCAGAGTCAGTTATATGTTACCCGCAATTGCCTCTAACTTTGTAGAAATGACTCTTCCTGAATCTCCTAATAGCCCAAAACAAAAATACCGGCTCACTTCAAAAGGTATAGCGTTGCAACAACAACTCAAAAAACAAAAGAAATAG
- a CDS encoding PD40 domain-containing protein: MNKTLILITLLLLATTVSLVAQDEARLLRFPTIYGNQIVFSYATDLYTVSATGGVARKLTNDEGVELFARFSPDGKWLAFTGQYDGNTEVYLMPSQGGVPKRLTYTATLGRDDVSDRMGPNNLVMGWKHDNKSIVFRSRMKEFNDFKGQLYLASVDGGLVENLPLPRGGFCSYSPDDKKLAYNRIFREFRTWKRYRGGMADDISIYDFETKKTENITNNPALDIIPMWSGNKIYFISDRDEAKRMNLYSYDLTSKETKQLTTFKDYDIKFPSLGDKAIAFENGGYIYKFDLATEKTEKVSIRIDDDMVGSRGGILKVNDQVTNYEISPDGKRALFGARGDVFTVPAKNGVVRNITSTPGIHERNSKWSPDGKWIAYISDASGEDEIYIEPQDGSAPPTQLTKNGDSYKFQIYWSNDSKKLLWADRKQRLQFVDVDSKDITLVAESKAFEFNQYGWSPDSKWITYTMPEVEMMNKVNLYSLESGKSTAVTDGWYDASQPVFSSDGKYLFFVSDRDFNPLYSATEWNHAYQDMSRIYFLTLAKDTESPFKPKSDEVSIKEEKKEEKKDAKDKKEKKDEEKKEDKVVVKVDLDGLKDRIVGLPIQAANYGNVNSVGNTLYYTRRGSKDEQTQFMIYDLSEQKETNLGEIGSYEISADQKKMLVSKDRSYAIIDLPKSKIEMKDKLDLSGMEVKLDRKGEWNQIYNECWRQMRDFFYDPNMHGVDWKAMQKKYAPLVEYVSHRVDLTYIIGEMIGELNVGHAYVGGGDYPKAPRVPLGLLGAELERDASSNYYRIKKILKGQNWEKSKRSPLTEIGVNVKEGDYILAVDGKSTKEMNNIYEALVNTAGKQVKLKVNSDANEKGSRDVVVIPTDNEASLYYYTWVQNNIRKVDEATNGKVGYIHIPDMGVNGLNEFVKYFYPQLKKKALIIDDRGNGGGNVSPQIVERLRREVAMISIARNTVPTTDPDAMVWGPKVLLLDEFSASDGDIFPYRFKKYKLGKLIGKRSWGGVVGIRGSLPLLDGGFLNRPEFSRFGLDEQNWIMEGYGVDPDIVVDNDPAKEYAGVDEQLTKAIEVILEELKTQEKKLPPVPKYPDKR; the protein is encoded by the coding sequence ATGAACAAAACTCTAATTCTCATTACTCTGTTATTACTTGCAACAACCGTTTCGTTGGTTGCGCAGGATGAAGCGCGTTTGCTTCGTTTCCCAACAATCTATGGAAACCAAATCGTGTTCAGTTACGCAACTGATTTGTACACGGTTTCCGCTACGGGCGGCGTTGCACGAAAACTTACTAACGATGAAGGCGTAGAACTCTTTGCCCGATTTTCTCCCGACGGCAAGTGGCTCGCTTTCACCGGACAATACGACGGTAACACCGAAGTCTATCTGATGCCATCGCAAGGCGGCGTTCCCAAGCGGCTTACCTACACAGCAACGCTTGGTCGTGACGATGTCTCTGACAGAATGGGACCGAACAATCTCGTCATGGGATGGAAGCACGATAACAAAAGCATCGTCTTCCGTTCGCGCATGAAAGAGTTCAACGATTTCAAAGGACAACTCTATCTTGCATCGGTTGATGGCGGCTTGGTGGAAAATCTCCCGTTGCCCCGCGGCGGTTTCTGCTCGTACTCTCCCGACGACAAGAAACTCGCGTACAACCGAATCTTCCGCGAGTTCAGAACATGGAAACGATATCGCGGCGGCATGGCTGACGATATTTCCATTTATGATTTTGAAACAAAGAAGACTGAAAACATCACGAATAATCCTGCGCTCGACATTATCCCGATGTGGAGCGGCAATAAAATCTATTTCATCTCCGACCGTGACGAAGCAAAACGAATGAATTTGTATTCGTATGATTTGACATCGAAGGAGACGAAGCAACTCACGACGTTCAAGGATTATGACATCAAGTTCCCGTCGCTCGGTGATAAAGCAATTGCGTTTGAAAACGGCGGCTACATTTACAAGTTTGATTTGGCAACTGAGAAAACGGAGAAAGTTTCTATCAGGATTGATGATGATATGGTCGGAAGCCGCGGCGGAATTTTGAAAGTCAATGACCAAGTCACCAACTACGAAATTTCTCCCGACGGCAAGCGTGCATTGTTCGGCGCACGCGGTGATGTATTCACGGTTCCGGCAAAGAACGGAGTTGTTCGGAATATCACGTCAACGCCCGGCATCCATGAACGAAATTCAAAATGGTCCCCTGATGGAAAATGGATTGCGTACATCTCCGATGCAAGCGGTGAAGATGAAATTTATATAGAGCCGCAGGATGGAAGCGCGCCGCCAACACAACTCACAAAGAATGGTGATTCGTACAAATTTCAAATCTATTGGTCGAACGATAGCAAGAAGCTTTTGTGGGCTGATAGAAAACAACGCCTGCAATTTGTTGATGTTGATTCCAAAGACATAACGCTTGTTGCTGAATCCAAAGCATTTGAATTCAATCAATACGGATGGTCTCCGGATAGCAAATGGATAACGTACACGATGCCTGAGGTTGAGATGATGAATAAAGTGAATCTCTATTCGCTTGAGAGCGGAAAATCAACTGCAGTAACCGATGGTTGGTACGATGCTTCGCAGCCGGTCTTCAGTTCGGATGGAAAATATTTATTCTTTGTTTCAGACCGTGACTTCAACCCACTCTACAGCGCGACAGAATGGAATCATGCGTATCAGGATATGTCGAGAATTTATTTCCTAACGCTGGCGAAAGATACCGAGTCGCCATTCAAACCGAAGAGCGATGAAGTGTCAATCAAAGAAGAAAAGAAGGAAGAAAAGAAAGACGCGAAGGATAAGAAGGAGAAGAAAGATGAAGAGAAGAAAGAGGATAAAGTTGTTGTCAAAGTTGACCTTGACGGATTGAAAGACCGAATCGTTGGTTTGCCGATTCAAGCGGCGAATTACGGAAATGTGAATTCCGTCGGTAACACTCTTTACTACACAAGACGAGGAAGCAAAGATGAACAAACACAATTCATGATATATGATTTGAGCGAGCAGAAGGAAACCAATCTTGGTGAAATCGGCAGTTATGAAATTTCCGCTGACCAAAAGAAAATGCTTGTTTCGAAAGACCGTTCATATGCAATTATTGATTTGCCGAAATCGAAAATCGAAATGAAAGACAAACTCGATTTGAGCGGCATGGAAGTGAAACTCGACCGCAAAGGCGAGTGGAATCAAATCTATAACGAGTGCTGGCGGCAGATGCGTGATTTCTTCTACGACCCGAACATGCACGGTGTTGATTGGAAAGCCATGCAGAAAAAGTATGCACCGTTAGTTGAGTATGTAAGTCATCGTGTTGATTTAACCTACATCATCGGTGAAATGATTGGTGAATTAAATGTTGGTCATGCGTACGTCGGAGGCGGTGATTATCCCAAAGCACCGCGTGTTCCTCTTGGATTGCTTGGTGCGGAACTTGAGCGAGATGCCTCATCGAACTATTATCGCATCAAGAAAATTCTGAAAGGACAAAACTGGGAGAAGAGTAAGCGTTCTCCATTGACGGAGATTGGCGTCAATGTGAAAGAGGGCGATTACATTCTTGCTGTTGATGGAAAATCAACTAAGGAGATGAACAACATCTATGAAGCATTAGTAAACACAGCAGGCAAACAAGTGAAATTGAAAGTCAATTCGGATGCAAATGAAAAAGGGAGCCGTGATGTTGTTGTTATTCCGACAGACAATGAAGCGTCGCTCTATTACTATACGTGGGTACAAAACAACATCAGGAAAGTTGACGAAGCAACGAATGGAAAAGTCGGATACATTCATATTCCTGACATGGGCGTGAATGGTCTGAATGAGTTTGTCAAATATTTCTATCCGCAGTTGAAGAAGAAAGCGCTTATCATAGATGACCGCGGAAATGGTGGTGGAAATGTATCTCCTCAAATCGTCGAACGCTTACGGCGTGAAGTTGCAATGATTAGTATCGCGCGCAACACTGTTCCCACAACCGACCCCGACGCAATGGTCTGGGGACCGAAAGTTCTTCTTCTTGATGAGTTCTCTGCATCTGATGGAGATATTTTTCCGTATCGTTTCAAGAAATATAAACTTGGTAAACTCATCGGCAAGAGAAGTTGGGGCGGAGTTGTCGGGATTCGCGGCTCGCTTCCGTTGCTCGATGGAGGATTTCTGAACAGACCGGAGTTTTCGCGATTTGGTCTTGATGAACAGAATTGGATTATGGAAGGATATGGTGTTGACCCGGATATTGTTGTTGATAACGATCCGGCAAAAGAATATGCCGGAGTGGATGAGCAACTTACCAAAGCAATCGAGGTAATTCTTGAGGAACTCAAGACTCAAGAGAAGAAGTTGCCGCCTGTGCCGAAATATCCTGACAAACGGTAA